The following are encoded in a window of Panicum virgatum strain AP13 chromosome 5N, P.virgatum_v5, whole genome shotgun sequence genomic DNA:
- the LOC120673080 gene encoding mitochondrial import receptor subunit TOM9-2-like — MPPSSALGKRDGGDGILAALSLSQVAAHGREAATRAKKLLRSTGKAAWIAGTTFLVLVVPLIIEMDREQQLNDLELQQQTLLGGPPAPIK, encoded by the coding sequence ATGCCGCCGTCTTCGGCTCTCGGCAAGCGCGACGGCGGGGACGGCATCCTGGCCGCCCTCTCCCTGTCGCAGGTGGCTGCGCATGGGCGCGAGGCTGCCACCAGGGCGAAGAAGCTGCTGCGGAGCACGGGCAAGGCGGCCTGGATCGCGGGCACCACCTTCCTGGTGCTGGTGGTGCCGCTCATCATCGAGATGGATAGGGAGCAGCAGCTCAACGACCTCGAGCTGCAGCAGCAGACGCTCCTCGGAGGCCCGCCGGCGCCCATCAAGTAG
- the LOC120673076 gene encoding histone-lysine N-methyltransferase SUVR4-like isoform X1: MGAKTDRAKKALDAMKPLGFSRKQAAPVLKKLLKIYNNNWELIEDECYRALADAILDEQDDKQTPDTSQGMQAAYEDSEPHGTTRDDRHSYASAGEDDNETPLVKRPRMGVADFGQELQPGPQRSTVSTQGALPTSPQTSRRQTRSLTLVQQAADHGDPAAINDAPILKEPKPEPQIDADGVGYTVQNTHEPQQVVPMCNNGVGSSVQNTREASFVEVDVASSTNGEVKMSMKCNLDPSKFSISMEEVFKMVEEKCLHSYKVLPPDFSIGKLMSEVCQSVAELGTMHSDVHSDDGSLHKEAVAPFVKPIACKASVSKNGNGAAGSSVLESSEPCLQNSIVAWDPELAQRRTTHDVTDISKGEERLRISVVNEFGSETCPPSFYYIPRNLVFQSAYVNISIARIGDEDCCADCSGNCLSAPLPCACARATGGDFVYTPEGLVKTVFLDECTSVNHFPENHHRFYCKACPLKRSMNAASLGPCKGHLVRKFIKECWSKCGCGMQCGNRVIQRGITSRLQVFFTQGGKGWGLRTLEDLPKGAFVCEYAGEVLTSTELYERAIENARNGKHMHQVLLDADWGSEGVLRDEEALALDGTFYGNVGRFINHRCYDANLVQIPVEVETPDHHYYHLAFFTTKKVEAFEELTWDYGIDFDDVDGPSRAFRCMCGSRCCRDPRSSSTGRMGRAAGRI, translated from the exons ATGGGTGCCAAGACGGACAGGGCCAAGAAGGCCTTGGATGCTATGAAGCCGCTCGGCTTCTCCAGGAAGCAGGCTGCCCCCGTGCTCAAGAAACTCCTCAAAATCTACAACAACAACTGGGAGCTCATTGAGGATGAGTGCTACCGGGCCCTTGCGGATGCCATCCTCGATGAGCAAGACGACAAACAAACCCCTGATACCTCACAG GGAATGCAAGCAGCCTATGAGGACTCGGAGCCTCATGGCACAACAAGGGATGATCGGCACAGCTATGCTTCTGCAGGCGAAGATGATAATGAAACCCCCCTGGTCAAGAGGCCCAGGATGGGAGTGGCTGACTTTGGACAAGAACTGCAACCTGGACCACAGCGATCCACTGTTTCCACCCAGGGTGCTCTGCCTACTTCACCACAAACTAGCCGTAGGCAGACTAGGTCTTTGACTCTAGTGCAGCAAGCTGCCGACCATGGAGATCCTGCAGCTATCAACGATGCTCCCATATTGAAAGAACCCAAGCCTGAGCCACAAATTGATGCAGATGGGGTAGGATATACAGTTCAAAATACTCATGAGCCCCAACAGGTGGTCCCAATGTGCAACAATGGGGTTGGGTCTTCAGTTCAAAATACTCGGGAGGCATCTTTTGTGGAGGTTGATGTGGCTTCTTCCACCAATGGTGAGGTGAAGATGTCTATGAAATGCAACTTGGATCCTTCAAAATTCAGCATTAGTATGGAGGAGGTTTTCAAAATGGTGGAGGAGAAGTGCCTTCACTCATACAAGGTGTTACCTCCAGATTTTTCTATTGGCAAGCTGATGAGTGAGGTATGCCAATCTGTTGCAGAATTGGGTACTATGCATTCTGATGTTCACAGCGACGATGGCAGCTTGCATAAAGAGGCTGTTGCTCCTTTTGTGAAGCCAATTGCTTGCAAGGCTTCTGTGAGTAAAAATGGTAATGGTGCTGCAGGATCATCAGTGCTTGAATCCTCAGAACCTTGTTTGCAGAATTCAATCGTTGCTTGGGATCCTGAGTTAGCACAGCGTAGGACAACCCATGATGTTACTGATATATCCAAAGGGGAAGAGCGGTTAAGAATATCTGTAGTAAATGAATTTGGCAGTGAGACCTGTCCTCCATCCTTCTATTACATACCAAGGAATCTTGTCTTTCAAAGTGCTTACGTCAACATCTCCATTGCTCGGATTGGTGATGAAGACTGCTGTGCTGATTGTTCTGGCAACTGTTTGTCAGCGCCGCTTCCATGTGCTTGTGCAAGAGCAACTGGGGGCGATTTCGTGTATACACCTGAGGGCCTGGTTAAGACAGTATTCCTTGATGAATGCACCTCCGTTAATCATTTCCCAGAAAATCATCATAGGTTCTATTGTAAAGCTTGCCCTCTTAAAAGATCTATGAATGCAGCCTCACTGGGTCCCTGTAAAGGTCATCTTGTCAGAAAATTCATTAAAGAATGCTGGAGTAAATGTGGGTGTGGCATGCAGTGCGGGAACCGTGTGATTCAGCGTGGTATAACAAGCAGATTGCAG GTATTTTTTACACAAGGGGGGAAGGGCTGGGGACTACGCACCCTTGAGGATCTCCCAAAAGGTGCATTTGTCTGTGAATATGCTGGGGAGGTACTAACAAGCACTGAATTGTATGAAAGAGCAATTGAAAATGCAAGAAatggtaaacatatgcatcaaGTGCTACTGGATGCTGATTGGGGTTCAGAAGGCGTACTGAGGGATGAAGAGGCTCTTGCCCTCGATGGGACATTTTATGGGAATGTCGGGCGATTCATCAACCACAG ATGCTATGATGCAAATCTAGTTCAGATCCCAGTTGAAGTTGAGACACCAGATCATCATTATTATCAT CTggcatttttcacaaccaagAAAGTGGAGGCATTTGAGGAGTTAACATGG GATTATGGCATTGATTTTGATGATGTGGATGGTCCCAGTAGAGCATTCCGATGCATGTGCGGAAGCAGATGCTGCCGTGATCCAAGGAGTTCAAGTA CAGGGAGGATGGGTAGAGCAGCTGGGCGAATCTAG
- the LOC120673076 gene encoding histone-lysine N-methyltransferase SUVR4-like isoform X2 — MGAKTDRAKKALDAMKPLGFSRKQAAPVLKKLLKIYNNNWELIEDECYRALADAILDEQDDKQTPDTSQGMQAAYEDSEPHGTTRDDRHSYASAGEDDNETPLVKRPRMGVADFGQELQPGPQRSTVSTQGALPTSPQTSRRQTRSLTLVQQAADHGDPAAINDAPILKEPKPEPQIDADGVGYTVQNTHEPQQVVPMCNNGVGSSVQNTREASFVEVDVASSTNGEVKMSMKCNLDPSKFSISMEEVFKMVEEKCLHSYKVLPPDFSIGKLMSEVCQSVAELGTMHSDVHSDDGSLHKEAVAPFVKPIACKASVSKNGNGAAGSSVLESSEPCLQNSIVAWDPELAQRRTTHDVTDISKGEERLRISVVNEFGSETCPPSFYYIPRNLVFQSAYVNISIARIGDEDCCADCSGNCLSAPLPCACARATGGDFVYTPEGLVKTVFLDECTSVNHFPENHHRFYCKACPLKRSMNAASLGPCKGHLVRKFIKECWSKCGCGMQCGNRVIQRGITSRLQVFFTQGGKGWGLRTLEDLPKGAFVCEYAGEVLTSTELYERAIENARNGKHMHQVLLDADWGSEGVLRDEEALALDGTFYGNVGRFINHRCYDANLVQIPVEVETPDHHYYHLAFFTTKKVEAFEELTWDYGIDFDDVDGPSRAFRCMCGSRCCRDPRSSRRMGRAAGRI; from the exons ATGGGTGCCAAGACGGACAGGGCCAAGAAGGCCTTGGATGCTATGAAGCCGCTCGGCTTCTCCAGGAAGCAGGCTGCCCCCGTGCTCAAGAAACTCCTCAAAATCTACAACAACAACTGGGAGCTCATTGAGGATGAGTGCTACCGGGCCCTTGCGGATGCCATCCTCGATGAGCAAGACGACAAACAAACCCCTGATACCTCACAG GGAATGCAAGCAGCCTATGAGGACTCGGAGCCTCATGGCACAACAAGGGATGATCGGCACAGCTATGCTTCTGCAGGCGAAGATGATAATGAAACCCCCCTGGTCAAGAGGCCCAGGATGGGAGTGGCTGACTTTGGACAAGAACTGCAACCTGGACCACAGCGATCCACTGTTTCCACCCAGGGTGCTCTGCCTACTTCACCACAAACTAGCCGTAGGCAGACTAGGTCTTTGACTCTAGTGCAGCAAGCTGCCGACCATGGAGATCCTGCAGCTATCAACGATGCTCCCATATTGAAAGAACCCAAGCCTGAGCCACAAATTGATGCAGATGGGGTAGGATATACAGTTCAAAATACTCATGAGCCCCAACAGGTGGTCCCAATGTGCAACAATGGGGTTGGGTCTTCAGTTCAAAATACTCGGGAGGCATCTTTTGTGGAGGTTGATGTGGCTTCTTCCACCAATGGTGAGGTGAAGATGTCTATGAAATGCAACTTGGATCCTTCAAAATTCAGCATTAGTATGGAGGAGGTTTTCAAAATGGTGGAGGAGAAGTGCCTTCACTCATACAAGGTGTTACCTCCAGATTTTTCTATTGGCAAGCTGATGAGTGAGGTATGCCAATCTGTTGCAGAATTGGGTACTATGCATTCTGATGTTCACAGCGACGATGGCAGCTTGCATAAAGAGGCTGTTGCTCCTTTTGTGAAGCCAATTGCTTGCAAGGCTTCTGTGAGTAAAAATGGTAATGGTGCTGCAGGATCATCAGTGCTTGAATCCTCAGAACCTTGTTTGCAGAATTCAATCGTTGCTTGGGATCCTGAGTTAGCACAGCGTAGGACAACCCATGATGTTACTGATATATCCAAAGGGGAAGAGCGGTTAAGAATATCTGTAGTAAATGAATTTGGCAGTGAGACCTGTCCTCCATCCTTCTATTACATACCAAGGAATCTTGTCTTTCAAAGTGCTTACGTCAACATCTCCATTGCTCGGATTGGTGATGAAGACTGCTGTGCTGATTGTTCTGGCAACTGTTTGTCAGCGCCGCTTCCATGTGCTTGTGCAAGAGCAACTGGGGGCGATTTCGTGTATACACCTGAGGGCCTGGTTAAGACAGTATTCCTTGATGAATGCACCTCCGTTAATCATTTCCCAGAAAATCATCATAGGTTCTATTGTAAAGCTTGCCCTCTTAAAAGATCTATGAATGCAGCCTCACTGGGTCCCTGTAAAGGTCATCTTGTCAGAAAATTCATTAAAGAATGCTGGAGTAAATGTGGGTGTGGCATGCAGTGCGGGAACCGTGTGATTCAGCGTGGTATAACAAGCAGATTGCAG GTATTTTTTACACAAGGGGGGAAGGGCTGGGGACTACGCACCCTTGAGGATCTCCCAAAAGGTGCATTTGTCTGTGAATATGCTGGGGAGGTACTAACAAGCACTGAATTGTATGAAAGAGCAATTGAAAATGCAAGAAatggtaaacatatgcatcaaGTGCTACTGGATGCTGATTGGGGTTCAGAAGGCGTACTGAGGGATGAAGAGGCTCTTGCCCTCGATGGGACATTTTATGGGAATGTCGGGCGATTCATCAACCACAG ATGCTATGATGCAAATCTAGTTCAGATCCCAGTTGAAGTTGAGACACCAGATCATCATTATTATCAT CTggcatttttcacaaccaagAAAGTGGAGGCATTTGAGGAGTTAACATGG GATTATGGCATTGATTTTGATGATGTGGATGGTCCCAGTAGAGCATTCCGATGCATGTGCGGAAGCAGATGCTGCCGTGATCCAAGGAGTTCAA GGAGGATGGGTAGAGCAGCTGGGCGAATCTAG
- the LOC120673075 gene encoding uncharacterized protein LOC120673075, giving the protein MASLRRHRRGIAEAEDYDDGSGSGTAGEDTDTATDEEEDDDDEEEEEEEGHRLHLGLHSMTAKGIQHLCSELLEIKKASEQDLRANTYLSYLSFARMFHEAGDLDMHVHRLKRQVMAHRQLIQHLSSNCGGGGLDDEGGEGSGAKGQEPDMDMDMDVDVDVDVDDWELELDVLLSEHRMEQALELVLGQRMVPQQGKARVAERLASVAGNPRTPRPELLRALSGLCKLGEAERANQLLFNWHWHRASVVQGIHGCYIKELARKVFSSIVQASRSFVALHGHPSPYTPQLLRWAREEMEDFSVAFSEYVRSSQQAGQSLALALEAAECAISYSSLLRPLGTIFEEDVGGLMAPCIREALATYARHLKEVVRLLVASDDWVLGRFLMPPLFAAAAAAAGVADDDDEHRRYCLLTASGRKFVTLVGEVVDDVARPLRRVLGMDDSAAVQLVADLFEEYVTHSMIIPNPKTKSSKQQQQDHQHISVLINCTTLVSLLPTIGAWSASAQRQVGGLIKEAAGQVWSCFCHRFIRDTMAYSASASSPPQGQGQGQMMPSLAFQVVFLRVRRLKDAYGAILGGDDGTMKKLLQELMEEVISWLSTKPPDSWIGHGAQAQLDVHFLLEIARLGGFDITASALDLLRKAQQDDVEADDGEGPWAADAARHAVQVLLLQNMNSNGDAEEEEGGNGDAAAVDASEEFESESDVMASGKSAAGDDDDDGTASRKSSDEFISIEDDDGDKLILGSEQAAPQNPANDDDSRRRRQAANPLAAAEKDDAPRGRSRKKAAAASTSSRPRWK; this is encoded by the exons ATGGCGTCTCTAAGGAGGCATCGCCGCGGAATCGCAGAGGCGGAGGACTACGACGACGGCAGTGGCAGCGGAACAGCAGGTGAAGACACTGACACCGCCacggatgaagaagaagatgatgatgatgaagaagaggaagaagaagagggccaCCGCCTGCACCTGGGACTCCACTCCATGACTGCAAAG GGCATACAACACCTGTGCTCTGAGCTCCTGGAGATCAAGAAAGCCTCGGAGCAAGACTTGCGCGCTAATACCTATCTCAGCTACCTCTCCTTCGCTAGGATGTTCCACGAAGCTGGTGATCTGGACATGCACGTCCACCGCCTGAAACGTCAGGTCATGGCACACAGGCAGCTGATCCAGCATCTGAGCAgcaactgcggcggcggcggcctggatgATGAGGGTGGCGAAGGTTCCGGTGCCAAGGGCCAGGAGCCCGACATGGACATGGACATGGACGTGGACGTGGACGTGGACGTGGACGACtgggagctggagctggacgtGCTTCTGTCGGAGCACCGGATGGAGCAGGCCCTGGAGCTCGTCCTGGGGCAGAGGATGGTGCCGCAGCAGGGGAAGGCGAGGGTCGCCGAGCGCCTGGCTTCCGTGGCCGGCAACCCGCGGACGCCACGGCCGGAGCTCCTCAGGGCGCTCTCCGGCCTGTGCAAGCTCGGCGAAGCGGAGCGGGCCAACCAACTGCTCTTCAACTGGCACTGGCACCGTGCGAGCGTCGTCCAGGGAATTCATGGTTGCTACATCAAGGAACTCGCGCGCAAGGTGTTCTCCTCCATTGTCCAGGCGTCGAGGAGCTTCGTGGCGCTGCACGGGCACCCATCGCCCTACACCCCTCAGCTCCTCCGGTGGGCgagggaggagatggaggaTTTCAGCGTCGCCTTCTCCGAGTACGTGAGGTCGTCGCAACAAGCCGGGCAGAGCCTGGCTCTGGCACTGGAGGCCGCCGAGTGTGCCATCTCCTACTCTTCCCTGCTGAGGCCTCTGGGCACCATCTTCGAAGAAGATGTGGGTGGCCTCATGGCGCCCTGCATCCGGGAGGCCCTGGCCACGTACGCCAGGCATCTCAAGGAGGTGGTCCGGCTGCTGGTGGCTTCCGACGACTGGGTCCTCGGCAGATTCCTGATGCCACCAttatttgctgctgctgctgctgctgctggagtggctgatgacgacgatgagCATCGCCGCTACTGCCTGCTGACAGCCAGCGGGAGGAAATTCGTGACCCTCGTAGGGGAGGTCGTGGACGACGTCGCCCGCCCGCTGCGACGTGTTCTTGGGATGGATGATTCGGCAGCCGTGCAGCTTGTTGCCGACTTGTTCGAGGAGTACGTCACGCACTCCATGATCATCCCCAACCCAAAGACCAAGAgtagcaagcagcagcagcaggatcaCCAGCACATCTCCGTGCTCATCAACTGCACCACGTTGGTGTCCCTGCTCCCCACCATCGGCGCATGGTCAGCATCAGCACAGAGACAAGTGGGCGGCCTGATCAAAGAAGCGGCCGGGCAGGTGTGGAGCTGCTTCTGCCACCGATTCATACGAGACACCATGGCGTATTCAGCTTCAGCATCATCGCCACcacaggggcaggggcaggggcagatgATGCCCTCTCTGGCTTTCCAGGTGGTGTTCCTTCGGGTGAGGCGGCTCAAGGACGCGTATGGCGCCATCCTGGGCGGCGACGATGGGACGATGAAGAAACTTCTGCAGGAGCTGATGGAGGAGGTCATCTCCTGGCTCTCTACCAAACCGCCGGACTCGTGGATCGGCCATGGCGCCCAGGCCCAGCTGGACGTCCATTTCCTCCTAGAAATTGCGCGGCTTGGCGGCTTCGACATCACAGCCAGTGCACTGGACTTGCTTCGGAAGGCGCAACAAGACGACGTGGAGGCCGACGATGGCGAAGGACCCTGGGCTGCCGATGCAGCAAGGCATGCCGTGCAGGTGCTGTTGCTGCAAAACATGAATTCCAATGGAgatgcagaggaagaagaaggggggaATGGAGATGCAGCAGCAGTGGACGCTTCGGAGGAGTTCGAATCCGAATCCGATGTCATGGCAAGCGGGAAGTCAGCAGCTGGGGACGACGATGACGATGGCACGGCGAGCAGGAAGTCCAGCGACGAGTTCATAAGCATTGAGGACGACGACGGAGACAAGCTTATTCTGGGCAGCGAACAAGCCGCGCCTCAAAATCCTGCGAACGATGACGacagcaggaggcggcggcaggcggcgaaTCCTCTTGCGGCCGCAGAGAAGGACGATGCTCCCAGAGGCCGGAGCaggaagaaggcggcggcggcgagcacaaGCAGCAGGCCCAGATGGAAGTGA
- the LOC120673077 gene encoding NADPH-dependent diflavin oxidoreductase 1-like isoform X2: protein MSPALQFHNDGGPPYMLRMVANQRLTEEGSDRDVRHFELEDPSSAINYKTGDTLEILPSQNPSAVDAFIERCNLDPDCYITIQGTSDDKISKGSAVSSLMDRIKLKTFVALTMDIASASPRRYFFEVMSFFATAEHEKEKLQYFASPEGRDDLYQYNQKESRTVLEVLEDFPSVQMPFEWLVQLTPPLKKRAFSISSSPLAHPNQIHLTVSIVSWLTPFKRTRHGLCSTWLAGLNPRKDNLIPCWIRQGSLPPPHPSVPLVLIGPGTGCAPFRAFVEERAAQTVAEPTAPVLFFFGCRNQDNDFLYKDFWLTHAQDEGVLSSKKGGGLFVAFSRDQPQKIYAQHKIKEQSARVWNLLLSGAAVYIAGSSTKMPADVTAALEEVICKEHGVKKEDASKWLRDLERVGRFNIETWS, encoded by the exons ATGTCCCCTGCGCTACAGTTTCATAATGATGGAGGGCCACCTTACATGCTTCGAATG GTAGCAAATCAGCGTCTGACTGAGGAGGGTTCTGACAGAGATGTTCGCCACTTTGAGTTGGAAGATCCATCCTCT GCCATCAATTATAAAACTGGCGATACTCTAGAAATACTGCCAAGTCAAAATCCATCAGCTGTTGATGCCTTCATTGAACGCTGTAACTTGGATCCAGATTGTTACATAACG ATTCAAGGGACAAGTGATGATAAAATTTCCAAGGGTTCAGCTGTGAGTAGCCTGATGGATCGCATCAAACTGAAGACCTTTGTTGCTTTGACAATGGATATTGCATCAGCATCCCCTCGGCGGTACTTCTTTGAG GTCATGAGCTTTTTTGCAACAGCTGAACACGAAAAGGAGAAACTTCAGTATTTTGCTTCTCCTGAGGGAAGAGATGACCTTTACCAGTACAATCAGAAGGAGAGTAGGACTGTTCTAGAA GTGTTGGAGGATTTTCCTTCAGTTCAAATGCCTTTTGAATGGTTGGTGCAACTAACACCTCCATTGAAGAAAAGAGCCTTTTCCATCTCATCATCCCCATTGGCACATCCGAATCAAATACACTTGACTGTTAGCATTGTATCATGGCTTACTCCTTTCAAGAGAACACGTCATGGGCTCTGTTCTACTTGGCTGGCTGGGCTCAATCCAAGAAAAG ACAATCTTATCCCATGTTGGATACGCCAAGGATCCCTGCCTCCTCCACATCCATCAGTTCCTCTTGTGCTTATCGGACCAGGAACAGGATGTGCGCCATTCCGTGCATTCGTGGAGGAAAGAGCTGCACAGACTGTAGCAGAACCAACGGCCCCGGTTCTATTCTTCTTTGGCTGTAGGAATCAAGATAATGATTTTCTATACAAGGATTTCTGGTTAACTCATGCCCAGGATGAGGGGGTGCTTTCCTCCAAAAAAGGTGGTGGTTTGTTTGTTGCTTTTTCCAGGGATCAGCCTCAAAAGATCTATGCACAACATAAGATAAAGGAACAGAGTGCAAGAGTCTGGAACTTATTACTCTCTGGTGCTGCGGTGTACATTGCTGGCTCTTCAACAAAAATGCCTGCTGATGTTACAGCCGCACTAGAAGAAGTAATCTGTAAAGAACATGGTGTCAAAAAAGAGGACGCCTCAAAATGGCTCAGGGATCTAGAAAGGGTTGGTAGATTTAACATTGAGACTTGGTCATAG
- the LOC120673078 gene encoding uncharacterized protein LOC120673078, with product MLADLLEKRIEEIGKEKVVQVITDNGANYKAAGKHLMERIPSLFWSPCAAHCLDLMLEDIGGLKEFKKPIARARRVTTFIYRHGRILSAMREKTGGSDLVRPAATRFATAFLTLKSLHKHRDSLKSLFVSEAWTGNKLAKTKASEDVHDIVLSTEFWNKVEDCLRASAPLLIVLRVVDGGEKPAMPEVAALMNQAKDRIKQSFAIPTKKIIDIIEKRWVKQMDHPLYGTALYLNPGKLHPLIRDDDDATVGQLRGCFLEVLGRMVEDRDTQDKIDAQSLDYEALRGEAFSNIRAKQNLEKMSPLDWWASYGGRAIDLQRFARRIVSLCASSSGCERNWSTFEFIHTKKRNRLLHKRLNDIVYISYNRKMKTRFQIRRENKGKIFDPLVIEEFDWDNEWADSSYVHPQGARGCDENYLTWAAVDEALGASNSLRGRNLPRNASSRCATNSNPRLDEDESGLGNEEEEDEDPHDDAYVTDSEDAPPDGGESMEGLQAANNHDEFDDGY from the exons ATGCTTGCTGATTTGTTGGAGAAAAGAATTGAGGAGATTGGAAAGGAAAAGGTCGTTCAAGTTATCACTGATAATGGAGCTAACTACAAGGCAGCGGGTAAGCATCTAATGGAGAGAATTCCTTCACTGTTTTGGAGCCCATGTGCTGCACATTGTCTGGATCTTATGCTAGAAGATATAGGAGGGTTGAAGGAATTTAAGAAGCCCATAGCACGTGCAAGGCGTGTAACAACTTTCATCTATAGACATGGGAGAATCCTTAGTGCAATGAGAGAAAAGACAGGTGGGTCTGATCTTGTGAGACCTGCAGCCACAAGGTTTGCCACAGCTTTCCTCACTTTAAAAAGTTTGCACAAGCATAGAGATTCTTTGAAATCTCTTTTTGTCAGTGAAGCATGGACTGGGAATAAATTGGCAAAAACTAAAGCTAGTGAGGATGTGCATGACATTGTGCTCTCTACTGAGTTTTGGAACAAGGTTGAGGACTGCCTTAGAGCTTCAGCCCCTCTTCTCATTGTTCTTAGGGTGGTTGATGGTGGTGAGAAGCCTGCCATGCCAGAGGTTGCAGCATTAATGAATCAAGCAAAAGATAGGATCAAGCAAAGCTTTGCTATCCCAACTAAGAAAATCATAGATATTATTGAGAAGCGTTGGGTGAAGCAAATGGACCATCCTTTGTATGGGACTGCATTGTATTTGAACCCAGGAAAATTacatcccctcataagagatgatgatgatgccacTGTTGGGCAGCTAAGAGGTTGCTTCCTTGAAGTTCTTGGAAGAATGGTGGAAGATAGAGATACCCAAGACAAGATTGATGCTCAGTCTTTGGACTATGAAGCCCTTAGAGGAGAAGCATTCTCAAATATAAGAGCTAAGCAAAACCTTGAGAAAATGAGTCCTC TTGATTGGTGGGCCTCATATGGTGGTCGTGCTATTGACCTTCAAAGGTTTGCTAGGCGCATTGTTAGCCTATGTGCTTCATCATCCGGCTGTGAGAGAAACTGGAGCACGTTCGAGTTT ATCCACACCAAAAAAAGAAATAGGTTACTGCATAAGAGGTTGAATGATATTGTCTACATTTCCTACAATCGAAAGATGAAGACTAGGTTTCAAATAAGGCGGGAGAATAAAGGGAAAATCTTTGACCCTTTAGTCATTGAAGAGTTCGATTGGGATAATGAGTGGGCTGACTCGTCGTATGTACACCCTCAAGGTGCACGTGGGTGTGATGAAAATTACCTCACATGGGCTGCTGTTGATGAAGCTCTTGGTGCATCAAACTCACTTCGAGGACGCAATCTCCCAAGGAATGCAAGCAGTAGGTGTGCAACAAATTCAAACCCAAGGTTGGATGAAGATGAATCAGGTTTAGGcaatgaagaggaagaagatgaagaccCACATGATGATGCTTATGTGACAGATTCTGAGGATGCTCCTCCCGATGGTGGAGAAAGCATGGAAGGATTGCAAGCTGCAAATAACCATGATGAGTTTGATGATGGATATTGA